A stretch of DNA from Acidovorax carolinensis:
CTTTGTCCGGGTTGTCGGCGTCCACGCCGCGAAAGCCCAGATCGACCACGATGTGCTTGAGCTTGACAGGCAAGTCTTGCATCAAGTTCGTTGCCTGTTCCAGGACTGCGCTCAGGATGTGGCCGTCGTAGGGTGCGATTCAAACTGATGTGGTGAGTTGATCATGCTGGTTGTTTGAAATTCGCTGCCAATAGCTGTCCCACTGACGGTTTGCGCGATTGAGCCGCAATGCCAGCATGTGCTCGGCATTGTGCGCACGCCACCAAGCGCCCGGGCGTTTCATGCGCTGTTGAACAATGCATGCCTATCCGGTTGGCACCCAAGGACACTATAGGTGGTAGCTTGACCCGGCGCCAGACGCTACCTGTAGTGGCCGCACCGAGCTTTTGGGCGTTAACCGGATAGGCATGGAACAATGTAGCGGTGGGCGCTTTCAATTTCCCCCGAACCAATGGGTAAATCGCGCTTGATTGCGTCTTGGTAATTGAGTTGGTCTGGTCTGTTGAACAGGTAGCGGTGGCACTGCCTTACCGGGGCCTCGCTGTCCTGAACCTGTGGCGATTCAAGATGCGTTTGCAGCTCGTGCAATACGTCGTTTGCCTGGTTTGTTTTGAGTCGCGTTTTTTGCTTGTCCATCCACGTTTTGTGTTCCTGCCCTGAGCTGATGATGGCCTTGCCGGCTGCACTGAGGTAGTCACACGCATGAAAGAAATCAACCAGGTAGCGGCCCTGTGCACCAAATTTCTTTTCAACCTGATCGGCTATCCATGGCGCTCCATCGCCTACGCCATGAATTGGCGTGCCGGTACCAAAGCCGGCCTGAACAGCACACTCAAAGAGGCATTGCCCGGCTGTGTCAACGTCTCCCAGCAGCGTGCCGGCGAAGGCCAGTGTCTTGCTCCCCTGCGGGTGTGCAAGGCATATTTTTGCCTCTCTCCACTGAAGCTTCTTTCCTTTGCGCTTGTCTGCACTGTTGACATCAGGCTCCATGATGGGCACCATGCCCCCGTCTGTCTGCACAATGACTGCGGTGCTGGTGCCCGGTTGTGTGGGCCAGCCTTGGGGTGGCGGGGCCGACTCAAATATCTTTTTGGCATGGCCCTCGGTGATGCGGGCAATGGTGCTTTCACTCAACACGACGCCATAGTGCTCAACGAGTTTGTCCATGGCTTGGGCAAAGGGTTGGTCAGCACCGAAGTCGGTGACTACGCGCTGTAGCGGGCGTGAGCAGCCGCGGTTGCTGACTTGGGCGCTTTGCGCAAACGGGCGGACTCTTTTGGTGGCGTTGCGGTATTGAGGCTCGTCAATGCAGATGTCACCAAAGGTGGTGTGCCAGCAGAGTTTTTTTTACCCTCGCTCCATACGCCAGCGGTTTGCTTGAGCTCTTGCGAGGTCTGCATTACCTGGCGTGTCGCCCATGATTGAAGCGCAACTTGGCCGGTGCGTCGCATTTCCTCGATTACCCGCATTTCAGCCGCATCGGCAGTCTTGAGCTCTCCCGTCTCATCTTCGACGGCCAGCAGCAGGGACTCCATTCGGCTTCGCAGATCAGGATGCGCCCCTAATCTTCTTACCAACTCCGCGTCACTCATTAATGGCTCAGTCATGTCGTCGCCCCTTGGTTGGATGGATAGATGGCCGAGAATAACGCCACATCAGTTTGAATCGCACCCGCCGTCGTAGGGGTTGCCGGGGAAGGTGCGTGCACCCAGCATCAGGCCATGCTGGTGTGAGACCACCACCGCACTCTTGACACCGAACTCGTAGGGCTTGCGTGCCTTGCCCTTGCCAATGCACTCGACCTCCGGCGCGTGCAGCGCGTAGAGCTTGTTCTTGCTGTGACGCTGTTGCGTGCGGATGCGTTCAGCTCGCGCAAGCCACATCGACAAGTCACTTGCGGCCTTGGGGTGCTCAGGTGCGAAGCCCTCGCCTTGCATTTTGCGTTGCACCTCGCGAATGACGATGCCAAGAATCGTGCGCTGGCGTTTGAGTACGCGTCTGAGACGCCGGAACTGCTTGGCGTGGGCGTAGCCGCCGGCCTTCCAGCGCAAGGCCTTGCCTTCCTTGGCAAAGGTCTGTTTGAGCCCGATGCCTGCGCGCTTGGCGGCACTGACCACCTTATGGCGAGCGATCTCCAGCAAGCGGCTGTCCACCGGATGGGCGATGGCCTTCTCCTGCACAGTGGTGTCAACAATCACGCGCTCCAGGTCTTGAGGTTTGACGGCCTCCATGGCAACGGCCGTGTCGATGGTGGCCTTGAGCAGCAGCTCCAAGCCCTCCTCGCCCAGGTCGCGGCGAAAGCGTCCAATCTGCGTGGCGTCGCAGGGCAGGCGATGCTCGTAGTAATCCATGCCGCTGAAGAACTGCCACAGGATGTTCTCGCTCCAGCGCACAACGAGTTCTTCGTCGCTGAGGTTGAAGCTGTGCTTGAGGTACAGCAGGCTGGCCATCAGGCGAATGGGCAGCTTGGGGCGTCCGGCATTGCTGCGGCGACACGCAGATGGCTGTTGCATCGTTGGCATCATTTTTTCCGCGTTTGCCAGACATCCGATACGGCGCCACGAATTTGGGGGCCATCAGGCGAACTATGTGCCCGTGCTTCTCGAACTCGCGCGCCCAGTGATGGGCACCAGAACACGTTTCCATTCCGATCAGGCATGGCGGCAAGGACGCCACAAGCTCCAGCAGCTTGCTGCGGCGAACTTCAGGGCGGACAAATTCAGGTTTCCCTGAGGGTCCAACGCCGTGGACCGCAAAGACGTTCTTTGCCAAATCAATACAAATAGTCCGTATGTAAGGTTGCAACCCCTTGAATTTTCACACCGCTGACTCTTGCATTCCTAGAGATGTCCATGTAATGCGCGATTAGGTGTGCGGTCGGAACTCGCCGATCAGGGTTTGTACTATGTAGCCATTCTGGCTCTAGCCATACACTACATAGGTTCCTATACATATTCGCCTTGTAATGGGCGCTCATTCGCCCGCAGGAGAGCACCGTTGAAGTCGATCGCCGTAGATGTATTCGTCGTTGGCGCCGGGCCCACAGGTCTGGCCTGTGCTGCGTTGCTGGCCCGCCAGGGCGTTGACATCCTGGTCATTAAAGGCTTTGGGGGAACTCGGATGACGTGCCCGTTGGGCAAAATCGTCCGACGCTCTCAGATCAGACAAGTCCTGCAAAAGATACTTTATAAATTCAAAATATCGAGATTATCATGATAAATGATGATACAAATTAACAAGTTACAGGCGATTTTCTACCTTGGCTCACTAAAGCTCGGTGCATTGGACTGACATCTCAGCTAACTCATATTTCTTACGCATGTAAACGATAACGACACGAATAGATAAGGAACACGATGTACTCACATATCTTAGTACCCGTAGATGAATCAATGCTGTCCGCTGCAAACGTAAGCTCGGCTGTGCGTTTGGCATCTCAACTCGGCGCAAAAATTACATTTTTCCATGCAACTCCAGATCTTTCTGCAACTGGTGAGGGTGCATTGCTAAGAACCATGGCACCCAGCGAGTTCCTTGATGCGGCGATCGGGGATACCAACGCGGTATTGTCAAAGGCCAAGATCATTGCACTGGTCGCAGGGGTTTCGTGTGAAACTGAGCACAAGGTATGTGACCATCCAGCAGAAGCCATTTTGGAAGCAGTCAAACTGCACGGCTGCGATCTAATTGTCATGGCTTCGCGCGGTGTACGCGGGCTTGCGAGTTGGTTGCACAGCTCACAAACAGAACGCGTGCTGAAGAAATCTCCAGTGGCGTTACTGATTACACGTGTAGCTGCCAGTGATCCGATCAAAGCAAGTGAGCGAGCACTTTCTGTCATACAGGATGAACATCGTTCAATTGCTGTGGTGGTGCGGGGCATGCTAGATTTGGTCCAACAAGCCTATGAGCCCGAAGGCAGTTTGGATATTCGCAGCCTTGAAGCCATGTTGGCCTACCTGCAGGCATTTCCGCTACAGAAGCACCATCCCAAGGAAGAGCTCTTTATTCACCGCCGTCTGCGTCAACGTGCACCTGAGAGCGAGAAATTGTTGCTTGAGCTTGAAGCCCAGCATGTCCGTGAACATTCCTTGGTCAACGAGGTCGTTCGTTTGGCGAATGATGTTAAGTCAGGAGACTCTGCGTCTGATCAAGTACTGAAGGATCAAATCCGCACACTGGGAGATGCAGTGTGGGCGCACATGCAGCTTGAGGAGACTGTAGTATTGCCATTGGCGAAAGATCGTTTCCAAGAGTCTGATTGGGATGAGATCGCAGTTGCTTTCGAAGGCAATAACGATCCAAGTTTTGGTGACTTACCCTCTGCGGAGTTCAGTCGATTGTTTACGCGGATAGCGAATTTGTTACCAGCGTAGTAATAATAACTGATACTGGATCGAGAACCAGATTCGCCCGATTGCCATCGGCCGCAATAATGTGCATTCCCGTTTTATGCGAATTCGAGTCCAAACGTTCTGCAAGCAGCAAATCCTCCAGCAACTCAGCCACCGCCACCACCTGCTCGGTGCTCCAGTCATCGTCAATCACCATCGGCAGACCCGATTGCAGACCTGAAGGCAATTGCTAATGGCGTGCTTCATGATTTGACCCGTTTGCGTGTTGCCGCCGACCGAAAACTGAGCCACTTTTTAGAGGTTGTGCCGACCCAAAACTGAGCCAGGTGTTTTACTCGCTCTGCCTACTTTTTGGGCAGGAGCAAACAAGGTGATCACCATGGAAATGTTTGGAAAAGTCAGACGGATGTACAAGCGCGACAAGAGGTCGCTGCGTGAGATAGCCAAAGGCACGGGGCTATCGAGAAACACGATCCGTAAATGGGTGCGCGATGCAAAAGAGGGCGATGAGCCCGAGTACCGGCGCAAGGCGGCACCAGGCAAGCTCACGGCGTTTCACGCGGCGCTGGAGATGGCACTCAAGGCTGATGCATTGCGCACCAAGCAATACCGTCGCACAGCCCGGGCATTGTTTGTCGAAATCAAAAAGCAGGGCTACAGCGGCGGTTACAGCCGCGTCACCGACTTTGTGCGAGAGTGGCGAGGCAACGCTGGCAAAGCA
This window harbors:
- a CDS encoding FAD-dependent monooxygenase, giving the protein MRSELADQGLYYVAILALAIHYIGSYTYSPCNGRSFARRRAPLKSIAVDVFVVGAGPTGLACAALLARQGVDILVIKGFGGTRMTCPLGKIVRRSQIRQVLQKILYKFKISRLS
- a CDS encoding universal stress protein, encoding MYSHILVPVDESMLSAANVSSAVRLASQLGAKITFFHATPDLSATGEGALLRTMAPSEFLDAAIGDTNAVLSKAKIIALVAGVSCETEHKVCDHPAEAILEAVKLHGCDLIVMASRGVRGLASWLHSSQTERVLKKSPVALLITRVAASDPIKASERALSVIQDEHRSIAVVVRGMLDLVQQAYEPEGSLDIRSLEAMLAYLQAFPLQKHHPKEELFIHRRLRQRAPESEKLLLELEAQHVREHSLVNEVVRLANDVKSGDSASDQVLKDQIRTLGDAVWAHMQLEETVVLPLAKDRFQESDWDEIAVAFEGNNDPSFGDLPSAEFSRLFTRIANLLPA